The window CGAGATGCCGTACTTCTCGTACATGGCGACGGCATTGTACGACCAGTGCGAGACATCGGGAACGCGCTCGCGCCCGCCGTTGATCGGATCCTCGACGGTGCCGTCGCTGTAAGTACCGTTCAACTGCACGCCGAGGCCGCTGAAGGCGCCCGGCAGGAAGTCGAAGAACTGCTGATAAGCCACTTCCACGCCATAGAGCTTACCGTCATGCGTGTTGCGCGGACGGCTGACGAGATACTTGTTGCCATCGATATATTCGTCCGCTGAGTAGGTGACGATATAGCCGTCGATCGAGCGATAGAACCCGGCTGCCGTCAGCGAGGTCGAGCGCGAGGGGTAGAACTCCAGGCTGGCGTCGTAGGCGGTCGACTTGATTGGCGTGAGGTCCGGGTTGCCGCCCGAGCCGCTGCCATAGTAGCCGCCATTAAGGCCGGTGTCGCCGCTTGGCGCGTAGCTCACCAGCGGGTTGAGCGAGGCGAACTCGGGACGGGTAACCGTTTTGCCCCAGGCCAGACGCAGGAACAGGTTGTCCGCCAGTTCCGCCTTCGCATTGATGCTGGGCAGCACGTTCAGGTAATTCTGCTTCGAGCCCACGGTGCCGCCGACCAGTCGCTCCACGGTGTTGACGACACGCGCGCCGCCGACGCCCGTGACCGGGATCGAGCCGAGGTTGAAGCCGTACTGGAACTGGCCGTAGAACGCATAGGTATCTTCGGTGTCAGCGAAATAGTTGTTGGGATCGTAGGCAGGATCGCCATCGGCACGGCCGAACAGTTCACGGATCGCGTCGGTGTGGCTGAGCAGGTAGTCCGGATCCATCGTCAGGTACTGGCCCACGCCAAGGGCGCCCTTGACGAGGCCGGTCGGCGAGGTGGTGTAGGCATCGCTCGACAGCATATCGAGCGTTGTCGTGCCATCGGAGGCATACTGCGTCGAGGTGGTCGCCTGCGAGACGACCTCGCGATGCGTGAAGCGCGTGCCGATCTTGATGTTCTTGAAGAACCCATCGCCGGTGTCGACCTTGAGATCGTTGCGCCAGGCCCACTGCTTGCTGGTGGCGAGCGAGTGATTGTCGAACAGGTTGCGCAAGGTGTAGTTCGACGGGTCGGTCATATCGACGCCCGAAATATCGACGTTCGGCGTGCCGCCATGATCGTAATCGATCGTCATCGACGGCGCGTTGAACGACGTATCAACGATGACGTTACGATCCTTGATCTTGCTGTAGTTGTACGTCAGCTCGGACGAGATCGTCACGTTGCCGCTGTTCCAGCGCGCACCCAGATTGCCCTGATAGTTCTGCGTCTGGTCAAGGTATGCCTGCATGCTGGTCAGCGTGTAGGCGTTGGTTGTTGTCGTGCTCTGGGCAAGGAAATCGTAATCGTCGTAGGGCGTCGTCGAGGTGATCGTGCCCGCCCCCGGAATGCCGATGAAGTAGCTGTTGTTATAGAGATTGCGGTACTTGGTGTAGAGCCCGTCCGCGTGGATTTCGAGGTTCGAACTGGGGCGCCACTGGTAGGCGACGTTCACGCCGGTCCGTTCGCGGTCGCCGCCGGCATAGATGCCGCCAACGGTATTGGGGATGGCGACTGGATCGCCGGTGCTGACATAGTCGAACGCGTCCTGATCCTGGTACTTGCGGCGGTTGTACGAGACCGAGACCAGCAGGCCCATTTCGCCAAGGCCAGTCTGCCAGCGATCGCTGACGAGCGCGCTGCCAACGTAGCTGCCCTTGTCCGACTGGTCGGAGTAGATGCCGCGGATACCGCCTGCCACATGCAGTCCGTCGCTGAAATCGAACGGACGGCGCAGGCGCACGTCGATGACACCGGCGACGCCGCCCTCGATCAGATCGGGCGTACTGGTCTTGTAGACGTCGACCCCGTTGACGAGTTCGGCAGGAATATCGCCCAGCGATACGGCACGGCCCGTTCCGGTGAAAGTCTCCAAGCCGTTGACCAGCGTGGCAGCGTTGGGAAGGCCGCGGATCTGGACCGAGCTGGCTTCACCTGCGGCGCGGGTGATCTGCACGCCGGTTACGCGCTGGAGCGCGTCGGACACGGTGTTGTCCGGCAATTTGCCGATGTCTTCGGCCACGATCGAATCGACGATGTTGATCGCGTTCTTCTTGATGTTCTCGGCCGACATCAGCGAGGCGCGCACGCCCGTCACGATGATTTCCGAGTTGTCCGTCGGTGCGGCTGCGGTCGCGGCGCTGTCGGCGGAATCGCCGCCGGACTGCGCGGTTGCGTTGACCTGCGCGGTTTGCGCCTGCGCGACGCCGCTCATGCCGAGCGCAAGGACCGATGCTGTGCAGAATACGAATGGCCGGAACGCCATAAATCACCCTCCCAATGTGAGGGGCAGGCTTTCCCGGTCCCCTCAGACTCGCTTTTTGCGAGCGCATTTGTCGGAGTTAATTCCTTCCCGAAGATTTCATCTTTGTTGCAACATAACGCAAAATTCGCGCGCATCTGTCGCACATACTTACATCGGGAAGGAGGTGGGCAGCGTCATGGCCGGGATGAGCCGCGGATTTCTGCAATATCTGTAGGACAAGATGGCTTTGAAACGGATGCAAGGATCGTGACATGGAGGCGATCTCGTGTCAGCCTCGACAGGATCAGTCAGGAGATGCGATGTTCGAAATTCTGGCCTCCGTTATCATCATGATCGGCGCCACTCCTCCCGATCCCGCCGTCGCGGCACGGCATGCTCTCGCTCGCCAGGACTATCGACTGGCAGGTGTCTTGCAATACGGCTTGTTTCAGCCGAAAGGCGTATGGTATTCTTATGGCCTGAAATGCGAGGCGCTTCCCGATACAAAGCCCGAAACGATCTATGCTTACGGGTACGGCGTGTCAGATGCGATTGAAGTGGGAGCGCTCGATGGTTATGCCAAACAGAAGCATTTCCTGATCGCCTACAACTGGGCGCTTCTGGATAGTGGCAAGCTGCCGGTGTCATGGCGCTGCGTAAAGGATGAGCATCCGAAGTCGGTATTCTGATCGTCGTGTTTACGAGAGGCGAGAGAGTTTCCCCTCGCCTGCCCCCTATGCCTCACTCTTCCTCGAAGAGGTCCGCCAACTGCTCGATCATCGTGCCGCCGAGTTGCTCGACATCCATGATCGTCACCGCGCGGCGATAGTAGCGCGTCACGTCGTGGCCGATGCCGATGGCGACGAGCTGGACCGGAGACTTGCTCTCGATCCACTGGATCACCTTGCGCAAGTGCGCCTCCAGATAGCCTGCCGAGTTCACCGAGAGCGTCGAATCGTCGACCGGCGCACCGTCCGAGATCACCATCAGGATACGACGGTCTTCCTGCCGGGCGAGCATGCGGTTGTGCGCCCAGAGCAGCGCCTCACCGTCGATGTTCTCCTTCAGCAGCCCTTCGCGCATCATCAGGCCAAGGTTGCGGCGCGCGCGGCGCCACGGCTCGTCGGCCTTCTTGTAGATGATGTGACGCAAGTCGTTGAGGCGGCCGGGATGCACCGGCTTGCCATTGGCCAGCCAGGTCTCGCGGCTCTGCCCGCCCTTCCATGCGCGGGTGGTGAAGCCCAGAATCTCGACCTTGACGCCGCAGCGTTCCAGCGTGCGGGCCAGCACATCGGCGCTGATCGCGGCGATCGAGATCGGCCGTCCGCGCATCGAGCCGGAGTTGTCGAGCAGCAGCGTGACGACGGTATCCTTGAACTCGACGTCGCGCTCGATCTTGTAGGACAGCGAACTGCCCGGCGAGACGACCACGCGGGCAAGACGCGCGGCATCGAGCAGGCCTTCTTCCTGATCGAAGTCCCACGAGCGGTTCTGCTGCGCCATCAGGCGGCGCTGCAACCGGTTCGCCAGCTTGGTGACGAGGCCTTGCAGGCCCTTCAACTGCGCGTCGAGATAGGCGCGCAGGCGGGTGAGTTCCTCCTCGTCGCACAACTCGTGCGCGGCGACCACTTCGTCGAAGGCCTCGGTGAAGACCTGATAGTCGAAACCGTCGGGAATATCGGTCCACTGGCGATTGGGGCGCACGGGCATCATGCCCTCCTCGCCCTCGTCGCCTTCCTGGCCGTCCTCGACGTCATCGGGCATGTCGCCCTCGGCCTCGGCGTCGCCCTGATCCTCGCCGCGGACCGGCTCGGTCGACATTTCGGCGGGCTGCTGCTGCTCCCCGCTCTCGTCGCCCTGCTCGTCCTGCTCGGTCTCTTCGTCGCCGTCGATGTCCTCCGAATCCTCAGGGGGCATGTCCAGCTCGTCGACGCGCGTCATTTCGAGGTGACGCAGCATGTCGAGCGAGAGCGACTGGAAGGCCTTCTGGTCCGACAGCGAGTTCGCCAGCGCCTCGAAATCCTCGCCCGCCTTCTCCTCGATCCAGCGACGGCGCATGGCGACACCTTCGGCAGCGACCTCGGGGATCGGCTCGCCGGTCAGCCGCTCGCGCAGCAGCAACGCCAGCGCGGTCGGCATCGGCACTTCGTCGGGCGACTTGGCGCGGGTAATCGGATCGCTGGCAATCCGCACATCGAGCGCCGCATTCAGATTGTCGCGCATGCCGTCGAAACGGTTGGCACCCATGGCCTCGTAGCGCACCGCCTCGACGGCATCGTAGCAGGCGCGTGCCGAAGGTTCGACGGGCGCGTTGCGGGCGTGCAGCTTTTCGTCGTGGTGGCGCAGGCGCAGCGCGAAACTGTCGGCAAAGCCGCGCAGCTGCGCCGCCTGATCCGCCGGCAGGCTGCGGGCGGGCAGCGGCAGGCGGAAGGTTCCTCCGGTCTGGCTCGGCGCGTCGGACGTCCAGTTGACCTCGATCTCGGTCTCGTCGGCAATGGCGCGCGCGGCGCCTGCCAGTGCGGCCTTGAAGCGGTCTGCCGGTGTCTCTTCGCTCAAAACGGGGGAACCTTCGTATTTACAATTAGCTAGGCCGACCTCTTGAGATCAGATCGACCTTTCCGGATCAGATCGACTGGCCGGTCTTCGCCCAGTCGGCCAGGAAGCCCTCGATGCCCTTTTCGGTCAGAACGTGCTTGAACAGGTTCTTAATGACCGAGGGCGGCATCGTGGCGACATCGGCGCCGATCTTCGCACACTGGAGGAGGTGGATCGGGTGACGCACCGATGCCGCGAGAATCTGGGTCTCGTAGGCGTAGTTGTCATAGATGATGCGGATATCCTCGATCAGCTGGATGCCGTCGAAGCCGTTGTCGTCATGGCGACCGATGAAGGGCGAGATGAAGGTTGCCCCTGCCTTGGCGGCGAGCAGCGCCTGGTTGGCCGAGAAGCACAGCGTCACGTTGACCTGCGTGCCGTCCGAGGTCAGCGCCTTGCAGGTCTTGAGACCGTCGATCGTCAGCGGCACCTTGATGCACACGTTGTCGGCGATCTTGCGCAGCTTTTCCGCCTCGCGCATCATCCCTGCGTGGTCGAGCGCGACGACTTCGGCGGAAACCGGACCGTCCACCAGCGCGCAGATTTCCTTGGTCACTTCGATGAAGTCACGACCCGACTTGGCGATCAGCGAGGGGTTGGTGGTCACGCCGTCGAGCAGGCCGGTTTCGGCAAGCTCCTTGATGTCGGCGATTTCGGCGGTGTCGACAAAGAACTTCATGGCTCGGGAAACATCCTGCTGCGAAAGCCGGTTCACTGGCAGGCGCAGGACAGGAGTGCCCGGCCCGCAAGACCCGGCTTCGATGGGTTTGCGATTCTGGCCCCGCTATAGGCGTCCCGCGTGCGCGGGGCTACCCCGTGTAAGGCTGATCCGCGTGAGAGATGCCGTCGGGCCAAGCGGCTCAGACGGCAGTATGCATCGGTTCGGTATCGAGTTCGCCGGGGTGCGCCTTCAGCTCGGCCTCGTTCGCCGCGATCGTGCGCCACAGCGCATCGGCGGCATCGTGCGCCAGTTGCTGCTGCATGGCGAGCGAAATGCTGCTGCCATTACCGATGATCGTATAGAGGTTGGAGAACAGTACGTTGTCCAGTGAAGCGCCGAACCCGCGTCGCATGAAGGCGCTGATCGACATCTGCCCGCGATAGGCCTGCCGTCCATATTTCATCGGCAGGCGCTCGGCCGCATCCATCAGCACCGGCTGCGCTTCGAGAATGGCCTTGTAGGCATAGTCGTTGAGCTGGCGCTGAAGCGCGGGATCGTTCGAGGCCGAGGCGGGCTGCGTCCCGGAAAGGCGCGGAATGGCGAGCCGGTAGCGGCTGTCCCAGAATCCGTTCGCACTGGCAAGCTGGGCATAGCTGCGCTCGATCGAGAGCGTCAGCAGGCGCCGCCCGGTCAGCGTCGGGCCGGAATGCACCATCGAGGCGGCACAGCCGGACAGAAGCCCCGCCGCAAGCAGCCCGCCACCGGCGAGTACGGCTCGCCGCGTTGTTTTCTTCAGGTCTAAGACCTGCTCGAAACCGACTGTCGTCATTCCCCTCAACCCTCCGCCACGCATCTTTGGTGGCGCAGGGCTAGGAAGAACTCGTTTCGTCGCGATGGCGCGTTCGTTTCACCGCATAACAGTCAAGTATCACTGTGTAACGTTATGCAGCGAAGGCAATCGGTTATCGGCGATGCAGAGCGGCGGCCAGCATGGCGTTACCGCCAGCGGTGGGATCGTCGCGAACCTGTCCTTCGGCGGCTCCGATCTCGTACCAGATCGCATTGTCGGCCCCGAGTGCGAGGGCATGTGCCGCGTCGGTGATCGTCACGCCCGAAACCGCCGCCATGGCCCTGGCCAGCACCGGATCGTTACTGGCCTGCATGGCCTGTTCGAGCGCTGGGATCATCGTGTTGACCAGCGCTGGCCCCATCTGCTGGCGCAAGTCGCTGCTGGCGGCAGTGCGCCCCGCAGTAAGCAGCGCGTCGGGCTTGGCAAAGGTCGCCTCGTCGATCGCGCGTTCGATCAGCGGCCTGGCGACTTTCGCACCGGCCTCGGCGAAGGTGTTGAGCCGGTGCGCAAGGTCGTTGCGGAATTTTGCCGAGCGCAGCGCATTGTTGCGGGTGCGACCGGGGCGCTGGAACAGCACCGGCAGGCCGATCTGTGCGACCGGGCTGTTCCAGAAGCCGTCCGGCTGGCTGAGCTGCGCAAAGGCACGGGCGCTGGCGAGGTGCAGAAGTGCGCGCACGGCACCCTCGTTCGCTGGCGGCGGCCCTGCCCTATGCGGGCGGGAGCCGCCTTCGTTCGTCACGCAGCCGGTCAGGGCCACGGCGAGGCCCGCTGCAGCAAAACCCAGCACGCTGCGGCGTGCGATGATCGCCTCGGGTCCGAAAAACGCGCCTTGCGCGGTGAAATTGTTACGCGATCCCCAGTTCACAATGCCCTCCTGCTTCACGAACACCCGATGCGGTGCCTATATCGACGCGACATGAAACGCGTCCGCCTCCTCGTCTTCAATGCCGCGCTCGGCGTGCTCGACTACCGCGTGCCGGACGGCATGGCCCCGCAGCCGGGCGCCGTGGTGGTGGCGCCGTTGGGGCCCAGACAAATACTCGGAATCGTCTGGGAGCCGCAACGCCTGAATGCGCAGGAAGTGCCTGAATCAAAACTGCGTCCCATTCTGGAAGTGCTGCCGGTGCCCCCGCTGCCCGAACCGCTGCGGCGGTTGGTGGAGTGGACGGCCGATTACTACTGCGCGCCGATGGCCTCGGTGGCACGCATGGCACTGGGCAGCAGCGCGGCGTTGCGCGGCGGCGGCACGACCACCGAGTATCGCCTGACGGGCGTGGAACCCGCCCGCCTTACCCCCAGCGCGCTGCCGCAATGGACGCGCTGCAGGGTGAGCAGGCCTCGATCCGCGAACTCGCCGAACTCGCCAGCGTCTCCGAAGGGGTGCTGCGCGGGATGGTGGGCGCAGGGATACTGGAGGCGGTGACGGTCGATCTCGACCGGCCTTATCTCGCCGCCGATCCCGAACATGCCGTGCCCGACCTCAATCCGGAACAGCGCACGGCGGCGGATGCCTTTATCGAGGCCGTCATCGCGCATGAATTTGCGCCGTTCCTGCTCGATGGCGTGACTGGCTCGGGCAAGACCGAGACCTATTTCGAGGCTGTCGCCGAAGCGCTGCGGCTGGGGCGGCAAATTCTGGT of the Novosphingobium sp. 9 genome contains:
- a CDS encoding TonB-dependent receptor, whose product is MSGVAQAQTAQVNATAQSGGDSADSAATAAAPTDNSEIIVTGVRASLMSAENIKKNAINIVDSIVAEDIGKLPDNTVSDALQRVTGVQITRAAGEASSVQIRGLPNAATLVNGLETFTGTGRAVSLGDIPAELVNGVDVYKTSTPDLIEGGVAGVIDVRLRRPFDFSDGLHVAGGIRGIYSDQSDKGSYVGSALVSDRWQTGLGEMGLLVSVSYNRRKYQDQDAFDYVSTGDPVAIPNTVGGIYAGGDRERTGVNVAYQWRPSSNLEIHADGLYTKYRNLYNNSYFIGIPGAGTITSTTPYDDYDFLAQSTTTTNAYTLTSMQAYLDQTQNYQGNLGARWNSGNVTISSELTYNYSKIKDRNVIVDTSFNAPSMTIDYDHGGTPNVDISGVDMTDPSNYTLRNLFDNHSLATSKQWAWRNDLKVDTGDGFFKNIKIGTRFTHREVVSQATTSTQYASDGTTTLDMLSSDAYTTSPTGLVKGALGVGQYLTMDPDYLLSHTDAIRELFGRADGDPAYDPNNYFADTEDTYAFYGQFQYGFNLGSIPVTGVGGARVVNTVERLVGGTVGSKQNYLNVLPSINAKAELADNLFLRLAWGKTVTRPEFASLNPLVSYAPSGDTGLNGGYYGSGSGGNPDLTPIKSTAYDASLEFYPSRSTSLTAAGFYRSIDGYIVTYSADEYIDGNKYLVSRPRNTHDGKLYGVEVAYQQFFDFLPGAFSGLGVQLNGTYSDGTVEDPINGGRERVPDVSHWSYNAVAMYEKYGISARLAYNWRSSYVDSYNSGGVQGNTIMVKPTGQLDFSASYDLTQNVTLTFNATNITDRTYHDYFVGTGSTGETSVTPRDTRTYDRTFEFGARFKF
- the cobT gene encoding cobaltochelatase subunit CobT; this translates as MSEETPADRFKAALAGAARAIADETEIEVNWTSDAPSQTGGTFRLPLPARSLPADQAAQLRGFADSFALRLRHHDEKLHARNAPVEPSARACYDAVEAVRYEAMGANRFDGMRDNLNAALDVRIASDPITRAKSPDEVPMPTALALLLRERLTGEPIPEVAAEGVAMRRRWIEEKAGEDFEALANSLSDQKAFQSLSLDMLRHLEMTRVDELDMPPEDSEDIDGDEETEQDEQGDESGEQQQPAEMSTEPVRGEDQGDAEAEGDMPDDVEDGQEGDEGEEGMMPVRPNRQWTDIPDGFDYQVFTEAFDEVVAAHELCDEEELTRLRAYLDAQLKGLQGLVTKLANRLQRRLMAQQNRSWDFDQEEGLLDAARLARVVVSPGSSLSYKIERDVEFKDTVVTLLLDNSGSMRGRPISIAAISADVLARTLERCGVKVEILGFTTRAWKGGQSRETWLANGKPVHPGRLNDLRHIIYKKADEPWRRARRNLGLMMREGLLKENIDGEALLWAHNRMLARQEDRRILMVISDGAPVDDSTLSVNSAGYLEAHLRKVIQWIESKSPVQLVAIGIGHDVTRYYRRAVTIMDVEQLGGTMIEQLADLFEEE
- the fsa gene encoding fructose-6-phosphate aldolase → MKFFVDTAEIADIKELAETGLLDGVTTNPSLIAKSGRDFIEVTKEICALVDGPVSAEVVALDHAGMMREAEKLRKIADNVCIKVPLTIDGLKTCKALTSDGTQVNVTLCFSANQALLAAKAGATFISPFIGRHDDNGFDGIQLIEDIRIIYDNYAYETQILAASVRHPIHLLQCAKIGADVATMPPSVIKNLFKHVLTEKGIEGFLADWAKTGQSI
- a CDS encoding DUF4197 family protein, which gives rise to MTTVGFEQVLDLKKTTRRAVLAGGGLLAAGLLSGCAASMVHSGPTLTGRRLLTLSIERSYAQLASANGFWDSRYRLAIPRLSGTQPASASNDPALQRQLNDYAYKAILEAQPVLMDAAERLPMKYGRQAYRGQMSISAFMRRGFGASLDNVLFSNLYTIIGNGSSISLAMQQQLAHDAADALWRTIAANEAELKAHPGELDTEPMHTAV
- a CDS encoding DUF4197 family protein, which encodes MNWGSRNNFTAQGAFFGPEAIIARRSVLGFAAAGLAVALTGCVTNEGGSRPHRAGPPPANEGAVRALLHLASARAFAQLSQPDGFWNSPVAQIGLPVLFQRPGRTRNNALRSAKFRNDLAHRLNTFAEAGAKVARPLIERAIDEATFAKPDALLTAGRTAASSDLRQQMGPALVNTMIPALEQAMQASNDPVLARAMAAVSGVTITDAAHALALGADNAIWYEIGAAEGQVRDDPTAGGNAMLAAALHRR